Genomic DNA from uncultured Ilyobacter sp.:
GTTTTTATGGCCAGAAGGTGGATACCACGGTGCTTTCTGTTACCCAAATGTGGTTTGCAGCTATTCTATCCTTTATAGGGGCTTTTTTCACAGAAAGTTTGCCTCATTCGGTACCTGTAAATGGTATATTATCCGTAATTTATATTGGGGTATTTGGCACCATGGTGGCTTTTTTTATACAGACCACAGCACAAAAGTACACGACTCCTACAAAAACAGCTATTATACTTTCCACCGAAGCTCTTTTCGGAACTATCTTTTCAATCATAATTCTAAAGGAGATAATAACACTTAAGATGATAGTCGGAGGAATCTCCATATTTTTAGCAATAATTACAGCTGAAACAAAATGGAGCTTCCTTTATAAAAGAAAGGCAAAAATTGTAAAATCAGATCTTTGAAAATAAATATTCTTATCAAAAAATAAACAAAGCCTTCAGACTTAAGAAGGCCTTGTTTAAACCAAAGATCACTGTTTTTCTTCTTGGATATACTCTTCTGTTTTCTCTTCTTTATATTCTGTATCTTTCTTTATATTTTCTTCTTTGGTATTTGTTATCTCAGTAAAAGCTGTTGCTATATTTGCAATACTTTGAAGTTCAGACGGTATTATTATCTTAGTAGACTTTCCATCTGCCACCTTTTCAAAAGTTTCCATTGCTTTCAGAGAAAGTACCTCTTTCGTTGTGTTGGCTGCATTGAGCATTTTTATAGATTCTGCCTTGGCTCTCTGAGTCTTCAGAATAGCCTCTGCCTCACCTTCTGCCTCTCTTATATAGGCTTCTTTTTTAGCCTCTGCCCTCAGTATGGCAGCTTCTTTTTCTCCCTCAGCCACAAGAATTGCAGATTTTTTTTGACCTTCTGCTCTCAGAATTGATTCTCTTCTTCCCCTTTCTGCCTTCATCTGCTTCTCCATGGCATCTTGTATCTCTTCAGGAGGAAGAATATTTTTTAGTTCCACCCTGTTGACTTTTATTCCCCAAGGATCTGTTGCTTCGTCTAAAATCGCCCTCATCTTTGTATTTATTGTATCTCTAGAAGTTAGTGTTGTATCTAACTCCATCTCTCCTATTATATTCCTAAGTGTTGTAGCAGTTAAGTTTTCAATTGCATTAATGGGATTTTCCACTCCGTAGGTATATAATTTCGGGTCTGTTATCTGGTAATACACCACAGAATCGATTTGGATTGTTACATTATCCTTCGTTATTACAGGTTGAGGAGGAAAGTCAACTACCTGTTCCTTGAGAGATACCTGTTTCGATATTCTATCCAAAAAAGGAATAAGAATATTGAGACCTGTTCCCCAAGTTGTAAGATATGCCCCTAGCCTCTCTATTACATATGCTTTAGACTGTGGGACTATTTTTACATTGAATATTATAAGGAAAACTATTACCAATATAAATAAGAAAAATATAAGCATCTGAAACATTTTATCACTCCTTCTCCAAAATTAATTTTATTCCCTGAATTCTAAGAACCTTGGCTTTATCTCCTACATGAAGTTCCTTGTCGCACTTTGCCTTCCAGTGCTTACCGTCTAAGTAGGTCTCATATTCTCCAGGAGGGATAACTTTTTTTATCTCTACAGTCTGACCTATTATCCTGCTCTCTATCTTCTCTTTTCTTTTAGAAAGAAGTTTCTTGCTGAGCGGCCTAGTAACTATTATAAAAATAAACGAAAGGGCCACGAAAAAATAAAACTGTTTCATTATATCTGGAATATATCCTGAAGTTAGAGTCAGAATACCCGCTGCCAGAGCAAACCAGATACTTATCATTGCCGTGGTATACCCTTCTAAAATCAAAAATATTATTGTTAATATCAGCCATATATACATTTTCCCCCCCCCTATTACTTATAATTCGGATTTTAAAAGTCATTTCCTTTTGAAAAACAAAAATATTATATTGTACTATTTTTATACAATTTAAAGTCAAAACTTTTGTTTCCAAAGATTTTTTTACATTATTCTGTATGGTTTTTCACTTTTTTGATTGACACTAAAACTGCCTTTTGTTATAATTTAATTAAATTTAATATTTTTAAGATAGAGGCGCAGTGTTCAAAAGTATCTGCTGGAATCCGGGCAGGATGATGAAAGTAAGAGAAAGGGAAGGCTGCCGAAGGAGAGACCCTGGCCCTTTGTCAATCCTGGTATTATCAATAATATTGATGACACTGTCATTAAGTTTTCAACTAATGAAGTGCTATTGGAATTTTGTTCATTGCAAGGTTGCCGTATGTATTTCGGCAGCCCTTTTTTATTTTATCAAGGCCTAATTTATAAAAAGCAAACTATATTATAGAAAGTATGAGCTCCGAATAGGACGATTGATCGAAAACAGGACTTGTTCCAACATTTTATTAAGTTTTAAACCATTTATTTAGGAGGATTTTATGAGAAGATCTAGTATTTCATTACTTTTATTTTCAGCATCTCCTGCCATAGCAATGGCTGGAGACGCAGCTGCAAACGCTGATCATTATGGTATTCTTACACTTTTACCGCCAGTTTTGGCAATAATTCTGGCCTTTACCACAAGAAACGTTATTCTGTCACTTTTCATCGGAATATACTCTGGTGCCTTTCTTTTGGGAGTTCAGAACAATGGAGTCCTTGGTGGATTTTTAGGCGGATTTCAAGATATCATCAGCAGAGTTATTAACTCAATGGCTGATTCATGGAATGCCGGTATCATACTTCAGGTGCTTACAATTGGTGGTCTTATCGCACTTATTTCAAAAATGGGTGGGGCCAGAGCAGTAGCAGAAGTCCTTGCAAAAAAAGCTAAATCACCTGTATCTGCCCAGATAATAACATGGCTGATGGGGATCTTTATATTCTTTGATGACTATGCAAACGCCCTTATCGTAGGACCTATTATGAGACCTATAACTGATAAAATGAGGATTTCAAGAGAGAGACTGGCCTTTATCATAGATGCCACTGCTGCACCTATAGCAGGACTTGCCTTAATTTCAACTTGGATCGGTTATGAGATCTCTGTTATAAAAGAGGGGTACACCATGATCGGTATGGAAAATGTAAATGCATACAGCGTTTTCGTAGAAACTATACCATATAGATTTTACAATATTTTAATGCTTGTATTTGTATTCATCTCCTCTTTCTTGTCTAGAGATTTTGGACCTATGCTAAAAGCAGAAAGAAACGTAAGAGCGAATGGTATCAGTAGGAACTCTAAATCAAATACCGTAAGTGCTGACGATCATATCTCTGCTCCTAAGGAAGGAATAACTTATTCAATATATAGCGCTATAATACCTATAGGGGTACTCATTATAGCATCCTTTGTCGGTTTCTATTACAACGGTTTAGGAACCCTTGAGGGAGAGGTCCTCACTGCTGTCAATGCTTCGCCACTTTCTCTTCATGCAATCAGAGAGACCTTTGGAGCTTCTGATGCATCGGTGGTTCTTTTCCAGGCTGCCCTGTTTGCATCAATAGTAGCTGTGGCCATGGCTCTTGCCAAAAAAACTCTCTCTTTGGGAGAGGCTTTGGAAACATGGGTAAACGGAATGAAACCTCTTATGATAACTTGTGTTATATTACTTTTGGCATGGTCTCTTAGCTCTGTTATCAAAGACCTAGGTACTTCTACATACCTTGTTTCCCTTTTATCAGATACCATACCCAAACAGGCCCTTCCCAGTATTGTATTCGTTATGGCTTCCTTTATAGCCTTTGCTACAGGAACCTCTTACGGTACTATGGGAATCTTGATGCCTCTTTCTATCCCTCTTGCAAATGCAATAGGAATGACTGGCGGATTAGCTGCAGAGGACCTTCACAGCTTCACTGTGGCCTCTATAGGTGCTGTTCTTACTGGAGCCATCTTCGGGGATCACTGCTCCCCTATATCTGACACTACCATCATGTCATCTATGGGTGCTGGTTGTGACCACCTTGAGCACGTTAGAACACAGCTTGTTTATGCTTTGGCTGTTGCTGCTATCTCTCTTGTCTTCGGATATCTTCCTGCAGGACTGGGCGTACCGATCGGCATGATTTTACCTCTTGCCGTTCTTGCAGTTTATCTCTTAGTTAGATTTGTAGGAAAACCTGTAGATCAAGTAGAGACAGAAGTTGAAAGTGTAATTCAATAACATAAATATAAAAATCCGCCTTTCAAGGCGGATTTTTATATTTAAACAAGACATTTATTTTATTCTGCTGTTTTTTATAGCATCTGCAACCTTTAGGACCTTTGCTGTTTCCTTCACATCATGGACTCTCAGTATAGAGGCGCCTTTAGAAACAGATATTGCAGCCACTGCAAGACTTCCTTCTAGCCTTTCATCCACTTCAGATCCTAGGATATCTCCTATAAATTTTTTTCTAGAAGCCCCCACCAATATGGGTTTCCCAAGAGTTTTAAATTCGTCAAGCCTGTTTATAATCTCAAGATTGTGATCAAATGTTTTTCCAAATCCAATTCCAGGATCCAAAATTATTTTCTGACTTTCAATGCCTGCATTTTCACCTATATCAATACTTTTTTTTAGTTCATATATAAGATCATCTATCAGATCATCGTATTTAGGATTTTCCTGCATGGTCTTAGGCATCCCCTGCATATGCATCAGTATACAATAGGCATCTGATTCTGATATCACCTTTGCCATCTCACTGTCGCCTCTTAATCCACTTATATCATTTATTATATGTGCCCCTCTTTTAAGGCATTCTTTGGCAACCTCAGACTTATAGGTATCGATGGAGATTGGTATATCTACCTCCGTAACAAGTCTTTCTAAAACAGGCAGGATTCTATCTAACTCTTTATCTGCAGGAATATAGTCGGCACCAGGTCGTGACGATTCCCCTCCTATATCTATTATATGAGCTCCCTGTTTTACCATCTCCTTTGCATTTTTCACAGCCTCTTCTATAGAGTTATTTTTTCCTCCGTCAGAAAAGGAATCAGGAGTTATGTTGAGTATTCCCATTACATAACTTTTCTTTGAAAAATCAAATTCCTTTCCTGCTATTACAACAGGGTCGATTTTACTGTCATATTTTATAAGGGCATTTTTTATTTCTTCTGCCATCATCTTGAAGTTCATTCTATTTTCAACTAGTTTATGATAGAGCCTGTTGTATTGTGACAGATTTGCAGAAATTACAACGTCTGTCATATCAATATTCAATTCTCCTAGTTCTTTTGCAACAGATACATCAGCACCTACAGACAAAGACATTTGCTTGATGGCATTGGCACTTCTAGAATCTAGATTTTTTATTTTTAGATTTCTAAAGACAGATTTTTCTGCCATCTCTCTTAGTTCCCCCTCATAAACCCCTATACTCCGAAGCTCTTTTTTAGCTTCATCTAGGTTTTCAAGGTTTATTACTCTAGTACAATAATTTTTCATATAAAACTCCTCTCTATATACCCCAGTCCCTAGGATAACGGAACTCTCTTCCTATTGTTCTTCTTGATATTTTTGCTATCAAAGGAAGTTTTCTTTTATACTGGGAAAGCTTTATCTTTCTTATTATAGTATCTACTATCCACTCTTCGAACCCTTCTTCTATAAGTTCACTTCTCTCATATCTTTCGTCTATAAGCCTATAAAGTATCCTGTCTGCCATATTGTAGGAAAATCCAAGTTCACTTTCGTCACTCTGCCCCTCCCAAAGGTCGGCACTTGGTTTTTTAGCTATTATCTCTTTAGGGACTCCCAGTCTTTCAGAAAGCTCCCATACATTTGTCTTATAGAGGTCTCCTATAGGATTTATGGCAGAAGCCGAATCTCCAAACTGTGTACTGTACCCCAGCAGGATCTCGGTTTTGTTCGATGTCCCCAAAACCAGGGCTCTTTCCTTTGCAGACCTGTCATATAAAATTGTCATTCTCTCTCTGGCCATCTTATTTCCCTTCCTCATATTATCCATATCAGGATTTTTTTCAAAATAAGCATCCACCATATCAGTTATTTCCACAAGCTCACTTTTTATTCCCGTTGCCTCCACGAGAAGTTTGGCATGTTCTACACTCTCTTTGCTAGAACTTTTATAAGGCATCATTACACCCAATACATTTTCAGGACCTAAAGCCTTTGCCGCAAGTGCCGCTACCAGCGCCGAATCTATCCCTCCAGAGAGTCCTAGCACCACTTTTTTAAACCCTGCCTTTGTTATCTCCTCTTTGATAAAATCAATTAATACATTTTCTACAGTTTCCATATTGAGTTTTAGTTTTTCCATACGTCCCCCGTTAATTCTCTATTATATCTTTTTGAAGCATCTCATTATCCAAAACAAATTT
This window encodes:
- a CDS encoding SPFH domain-containing protein, whose product is MFQMLIFFLFILVIVFLIIFNVKIVPQSKAYVIERLGAYLTTWGTGLNILIPFLDRISKQVSLKEQVVDFPPQPVITKDNVTIQIDSVVYYQITDPKLYTYGVENPINAIENLTATTLRNIIGEMELDTTLTSRDTINTKMRAILDEATDPWGIKVNRVELKNILPPEEIQDAMEKQMKAERGRRESILRAEGQKKSAILVAEGEKEAAILRAEAKKEAYIREAEGEAEAILKTQRAKAESIKMLNAANTTKEVLSLKAMETFEKVADGKSTKIIIPSELQSIANIATAFTEITNTKEENIKKDTEYKEEKTEEYIQEEKQ
- a CDS encoding NfeD family protein, with the protein product MYIWLILTIIFLILEGYTTAMISIWFALAAGILTLTSGYIPDIMKQFYFFVALSFIFIIVTRPLSKKLLSKRKEKIESRIIGQTVEIKKVIPPGEYETYLDGKHWKAKCDKELHVGDKAKVLRIQGIKLILEKE
- a CDS encoding Na+/H+ antiporter NhaC family protein, whose amino-acid sequence is MRRSSISLLLFSASPAIAMAGDAAANADHYGILTLLPPVLAIILAFTTRNVILSLFIGIYSGAFLLGVQNNGVLGGFLGGFQDIISRVINSMADSWNAGIILQVLTIGGLIALISKMGGARAVAEVLAKKAKSPVSAQIITWLMGIFIFFDDYANALIVGPIMRPITDKMRISRERLAFIIDATAAPIAGLALISTWIGYEISVIKEGYTMIGMENVNAYSVFVETIPYRFYNILMLVFVFISSFLSRDFGPMLKAERNVRANGISRNSKSNTVSADDHISAPKEGITYSIYSAIIPIGVLIIASFVGFYYNGLGTLEGEVLTAVNASPLSLHAIRETFGASDASVVLFQAALFASIVAVAMALAKKTLSLGEALETWVNGMKPLMITCVILLLAWSLSSVIKDLGTSTYLVSLLSDTIPKQALPSIVFVMASFIAFATGTSYGTMGILMPLSIPLANAIGMTGGLAAEDLHSFTVASIGAVLTGAIFGDHCSPISDTTIMSSMGAGCDHLEHVRTQLVYALAVAAISLVFGYLPAGLGVPIGMILPLAVLAVYLLVRFVGKPVDQVETEVESVIQ
- the folP gene encoding dihydropteroate synthase, translated to MKNYCTRVINLENLDEAKKELRSIGVYEGELREMAEKSVFRNLKIKNLDSRSANAIKQMSLSVGADVSVAKELGELNIDMTDVVISANLSQYNRLYHKLVENRMNFKMMAEEIKNALIKYDSKIDPVVIAGKEFDFSKKSYVMGILNITPDSFSDGGKNNSIEEAVKNAKEMVKQGAHIIDIGGESSRPGADYIPADKELDRILPVLERLVTEVDIPISIDTYKSEVAKECLKRGAHIINDISGLRGDSEMAKVISESDAYCILMHMQGMPKTMQENPKYDDLIDDLIYELKKSIDIGENAGIESQKIILDPGIGFGKTFDHNLEIINRLDEFKTLGKPILVGASRKKFIGDILGSEVDERLEGSLAVAAISVSKGASILRVHDVKETAKVLKVADAIKNSRIK
- a CDS encoding NAD+ synthase, whose protein sequence is MEKLKLNMETVENVLIDFIKEEITKAGFKKVVLGLSGGIDSALVAALAAKALGPENVLGVMMPYKSSSKESVEHAKLLVEATGIKSELVEITDMVDAYFEKNPDMDNMRKGNKMARERMTILYDRSAKERALVLGTSNKTEILLGYSTQFGDSASAINPIGDLYKTNVWELSERLGVPKEIIAKKPSADLWEGQSDESELGFSYNMADRILYRLIDERYERSELIEEGFEEWIVDTIIRKIKLSQYKRKLPLIAKISRRTIGREFRYPRDWGI